In the genome of Primulina eburnea isolate SZY01 chromosome 13, ASM2296580v1, whole genome shotgun sequence, the window tattaattaattaaatattaaacacttatattaaattaatcaaattaaaaactaaaaaaaaaaaaaattgtggcgCTGCAATGTGGAGCAGCTTGTAGAGCTGCTCCAATCCAGCGCCAGTTTTGGTGCTGGATTGGAGTGAAAAATCATGTCACCATAATGTGGTGTCATGATTGAAGATGGTCTTAGCAGTTGATCGAAAGTGATGAAAAATAAAGTTGAGTAACTTGATAAAATATAAGATGAGTTGAAGTGAAAAAGGTAGCTAAATCGACGTTGAGTGAAGCATTTTGCCATTGGAATTGGGccaactcttttttttttttggggatttttgttttatttttggtaCCTTAACTGGACCTATTGTTAATGAGGTTTTATAGAAAGTCGTGGAAATTTTGTAGTTTTGAAGGCATCTTTCTTATGCAGTCTACTTTATTAAAAATAAGTGCTTTTGTAAAGCAATCATGACCAAGAATACAAAGTTCTTTTAGTGCATGTGACCACCATACGATTTCACTGAAAGTTCATtgctttattattattattgaaatgAAAATTTTGTCATGTCATTTGATTTTTTGTCCCTCCTTTCTTTGAATTAATAGTTATGTaattttcatataaataaattaataaaagggAAAATATCCCAATAGTTGTGGTTCACGTACTTGTCCGGCCACTCTGTTGATGTTGTGTTCTTTGGGTCATTAAACAAGGTGGTATCATGCTTTATAGTAAAGGCACCCTAATTATGTATAACTTCAAGATTATATtcttcatttatatatatacatcatgGTATTGGCCCAATGATTCAAATATATGTAATTTGTTTGGATAtagtataaaattaaaaatagaaaTTAAATGGTTGGGTCACATTCAAAATCCACCATATCTCGATCCAAGGCGTGGCCAAATGAAGGCAAAGAAAACAACGGCTTTTGCTTCAACCTTTTCccctttattttatttctttatttatgaAGTCGATTTCCCACTTTAACAATACAAACTAAAGAAAGGCTTAAAGTGAGATAGAACAAAGACAATTCCGATAATTTATTTTGGTCACACCACAAAGAAGTGgcactttaaaataaaactggGGAGGCACATTTCTTATCATAATTTATTTCTGACAAAATAATGTGTGGTTTTCTGCAATATatttgagagagagagagagagagagaataataataatacagtAATTTCGTGTTAGCCcatgtatttttaaaatgtttgaCAAGTTTTAAGGAAACGGTTATATTTAAAAACATATTATTTCATGAATATTTGCGTAGAATTTCAAAATATGCAGCATCTAATGTCTGAAAACAAATACACACAACATGAATTCTAGACTGCCAAGGATATGTTTTACTAACAAATATAGTTATAGCTATACTCTCTCAAAGCCATCTTCGGTATCTTAATTTATACAATAAATGATAGCATATAAAAATCGAAGAGTAGGTAAAAAATATAAACGGTGAACCACCAGTACCCACGGCGGCGAAGCTTCTCACCGCCTCGGGAGGCGTACCCACGCTCCGAGTACCGAGCATAGCACTTTCCCAAATACATATCCCCCCATGCTGAATCCCCACACTGGTTTTTCAGCCGTTGGATGGCTTCCGACAAACAATCCTGACACTCACCCGTAGTCAAATCCTGCACACACTGCGTCATACCCTGGACTTCACCCGACCCGCCAACCCGAAAGTACTGCCCTGCACCCGTTAGATAACCGAGAACCGCATCTTTCCGGGTCAATACATCGGATTCCCCCGCGATCGACGGGCCACATTTACTGTAAACCACAGACTTGTCTTCCACACCCAGGAATGGACTACTGTCGTACTTGATGAAACACCCTTCGTACTGCAACGCGCCACCCGAAGCGCCGCCGCAGAGGCTCCCAAGTCGACTTACGGCGTTGGCGACGCATTGGTGGCAGTCGGAGTTGGTCAGGTCGCCACGGCATTGGAAGAGGCCGTAGACGATGTCGTTTTGGGTGGAGCCGGGGATTGAAATCTTGAAGTTGTTGAAATTTGTGAAG includes:
- the LOC140808757 gene encoding plasmodesmata-located protein 6-like, with amino-acid sequence MHAKFDQSPPLISICFVMLLSLFPNPSNSSLQSLTYVGCSQKRYIPGTPYESNVNSVLASLVNSATFTNFNNFKISIPGSTQNDIVYGLFQCRGDLTNSDCHQCVANAVSRLGSLCGGASGGALQYEGCFIKYDSSPFLGVEDKSVVYSKCGPSIAGESDVLTRKDAVLGYLTGAGQYFRVGGSGEVQGMTQCVQDLTTGECQDCLSEAIQRLKNQCGDSAWGDMYLGKCYARYSERGYASRGGEKLRRRGYWWFTVYIFYLLFDFYMLSFIV